AAATTTGCTAGGGCCGGATCCCAATGGAAACCAAGGAATAAAAGCTATGCGATGTTTGTGCGTATAGTCGACGACGGCGTCCCACTGCAGATCTTCTAAGTTGTAAAGATTCTGAACCGAAACGATAGGGACTATCTTTTGTGCTCTTTCGATCTGTTCTATAGATACTTCAGATAGTCCAACATGTTTGATCTTTCCTGCCTTCACGGCATCTAAGACTGGGCTTAAGGTTTCCTCTAGGGGGATTGTGGTATCAACTCGATGCAGTTGCCAAAGATCAATTGAGTCGACACGAAGTCTTTTTAGACTTCCTTCAATCGCCTTGCGAATGTAGTCAGGGTGCCCATTGACCTTCCATTGGTCTGGACCTGGCCTTTCAAAACCACCTTTGGTCGCGATCACAAGTTTTTTCTCTCGATAAGGAAAAAGTGCGTCTGCTATCAGCGTTTCATTTGTGTGAGGGCCGTAAGAGTCAGCAGTATCGATGAAATTGATGCCCTGAGCAACTACTGTCTTCAAAAGTTCAATAGCACCAGCTCGATCGATGGCTTCGCCGAAAACGCCTGGCCCCGTGAGCTGCATTGCTCCATATCCTAGGCGATTGATCGCTGTCTGATCCGCGAGCTTAAATGTCTTTTTCATATCTAATATCCTTTGGCTGCCAAAATGATGTGTTAAGACGTGATAGTTTTATTTATCGCTAAAATGAGATATCTAAACTCAACAGGGCCTGCGTAACGATCATCATTGATGAAGAGGGTTGGGGTGCCATTGACTCCACTTTTAACACCGCCAATAAAATCTTTTTGAATTTTCTGGTCAAAAGTGTTTGGCCCGTCTTTTAGTTTTGTAGAGGATAAATCTAAAGAATCCGCTAATTCGACTAATCGTTCTAGACTTAAGTTAGCTTGACTCTCATAAATAAGATCATGCATTTTCCAGAACTTTCCTTCCGATCCTGCATACTCAGTCAATTCTGCTGCAGGCTTAGCTAATGGGTGGATTTCTGTTAAAGGAAAGTTTCGAAAAACAAATCTAAGTTTAAGTCCGAAGTGTTCTTGGATTTGTTTGATAATCAGGTATGCATGCCCGCAGAATGGACATTGATAGTCGCCGTATTCTACCAAGGTAATCTCGGCATTTTGTTGGCCCTGCACATGATCATCGTTGGAAACTGGGTCTTTTAGCATCGACATACCATTTTATTTGGGGAGTTTTTCAAGAGCTTCTAGGATTCCATCTGCGCCAGGATTTTCTGCTATTTGTGAAAGATAGCTCCAAGCGATAACTCCATTTTTATCTATCACAAATAATGCACGTTCACAAATTCCTTCTTTATCGCGATATACTCCATATTTTTTCGAGACTTCTCCTCTTGGATTAAAATCGGAAAGTAAAGAGAAGTGTAAATTTCGCGACTGTGCAAAAGCTATGTGGCACCATAATCCATCAACAGAAATACCTAAAAGTTCGGCATCAAATTTCTTAAACTCAGGCAGAATTTGATTAAATATGGCTAGCTCATCTCCACAAA
The sequence above is a segment of the Parachlamydia acanthamoebae genome. Coding sequences within it:
- a CDS encoding redoxin domain-containing protein, coding for MGKILASGTVAPDFTLYVTPDQKLTLSELRGKPVIIAFYPADWSPVCGDELAIFNQILPEFKKFDAELLGISVDGLWCHIAFAQSRNLHFSLLSDFNPRGEVSKKYGVYRDKEGICERALFVIDKNGVIAWSYLSQIAENPGADGILEALEKLPK
- a CDS encoding DsbA family protein, which encodes MSMLKDPVSNDDHVQGQQNAEITLVEYGDYQCPFCGHAYLIIKQIQEHFGLKLRFVFRNFPLTEIHPLAKPAAELTEYAGSEGKFWKMHDLIYESQANLSLERLVELADSLDLSSTKLKDGPNTFDQKIQKDFIGGVKSGVNGTPTLFINDDRYAGPVEFRYLILAINKTITS
- a CDS encoding aldo/keto reductase; the protein is MKKTFKLADQTAINRLGYGAMQLTGPGVFGEAIDRAGAIELLKTVVAQGINFIDTADSYGPHTNETLIADALFPYREKKLVIATKGGFERPGPDQWKVNGHPDYIRKAIEGSLKRLRVDSIDLWQLHRVDTTIPLEETLSPVLDAVKAGKIKHVGLSEVSIEQIERAQKIVPIVSVQNLYNLEDLQWDAVVDYTHKHRIAFIPWFPLGSGPSKFSGAIHQIAKAHQASTAQIALAWLLKRSDNILLIPGTKSIPHLLENLEAFKIELSEEEFQQLYK